The genomic interval GCTGGGAGTGGACCGGCTGCTGATGCTGCAGCTGGGCACCGCGTCGATCCGTGACGTGGCCCCCTTTGCGCTGTGGCGGACGGAGGCCGGCGAGCTTGTGGACTGGCCCTGACCCGTTCACCGGGGGGCAAAACGCATTGCCGTGGAATGCGCGGGGTGGGTGAAGCGCTCCCTGAAAGGTCGGTTCGTACCGGGAGTTTCGGGAGGCCGTTGATACCGCCATCACAGGCGCGTCAGGTGGCCTTACAGACCCGGTTGCATTGTCGAAATGGCCCCACTACAGTGCCGCCGCCGACGCCCCGGCGCGCGGCCTCCGTATCCTTATTTCCAGCACAATCTGGCTAACCCGTACCACCGAGAGCGCACCATGAGTGAGTTGCCCGAACACCTCAAAGCCTGGCCCTACCGCGAAGCCCACAAAATCGTGGAGCGCGTCGAGAAGACCAAATCCGGCGACGAGAAGGGCGATAAACCCACGCTCTTTGAGACGGGCTTTGGCCCCAGCGGCCTGCCACATATCGGCACCTTCGCCGAGGTCGCCCGCACCACCTGGGTACGCAAAGCCTACGAGCATCTCACCGGTCGCCCCACTCGCCTGGTGGCGTTTAGCGACGACCTCGACGGCCTACGAAAAGTTCCGCAGAACATGCCCAACCAGGAGCTCATCGCCGAGCACCTGGGCAAGCCGCTTTGTGATATCCCCGATCCTTTTGGCGAGGAAGATAGCTTCTCGGGCTACATGAACGCGCAGCTGCGCCGTTTTCTGGATTCGTTCGGCTTTGAGTACGACTTCGTCTCGTCCAACGAACAGTACCGCAGCGGCGCGTTTAACCCCGGCCTCACGCGCATCCTGGAGAAGTATGAGGAGGTGCGCGGTGTGATTACGCCCACGCTCAGCCAGGAGAAGCGCGCGGACTGGAGCCCCTTCTTTCCCATCTGTCGCAAGTGCGGCAAGGTCTACACCACCCGCATCACCGGCGTAAATCCTGACGCCGGCACCGTGTCCTACACCTGCGATAAGTCCTTCCGCGGCATTGAGTCCTGCGGCAATCAGGACACCGTCCCGGTCACCGATGGCAATGTCAAAGTCGGCTGGAAGGTCGACTGGGCGATGCGCTGGTATGTGCTCGGCGTCGACTACGAGATGTACGGCAAGGACCTCATTGAGTCTGCCGAACTCTCCGCGAAGATCGTGCGAGTGCTCGGCGGCGAGCCGCCGGCGGGCATGTTTTATGAGCTCTTTCTGGATGAGAACGGGGCGAAGATCTCCAAGAGCGTCGGCAGCGGTCTGACCATCGACGAGTGGCTGCAGTACGGCACGCTCGAGAGCCTGAGCTGGTTCATTTTTCAGAACCCCACCAAGGCCAAAAAGCTGCACTTCGACGTGATCCCCCGCTCCACCGACGACCACCTGCAGGCCCGCGCCGAGTTCGGTCGCGCCGATGAGGACGAGCGCATCAACAACCCGATCACCTTCATTGAGTACGATAAGATCGACGCCGGCCAGGATCTCGGCTTTGAGAGCGATCTGACCTACTCGATGATCCTCAACCTGGTGAGCGTGCTCAATACCGGCGACAAAGCGATCATCCGCGAGTACCTGCAGCGCTACGATGCCCACTCCGAGGCCGATGATGCTGTGATCGACGACATGATCGACCGCGCGGCCCGCTACTATCGGGACTTCATCGTTCCCACCAAAAAGTATGAGCTTCCGCCGGACGAGATGATGCCGAGTGTGCATCAGCTGCGCGAGTTTCTGGCCGGCTACGAGGGCAACGACGCTGAAGAGTTGCAGTCAGCCACCTACTCCGCCGGCAAAGATCAGGGGGTGGCACTGGGCAAGTGGTTTAAGACGATGTACCGCATGCTGCTCGGCCAGGATCGCGGCCCGCGCCTGGGCACCTTTATTCACCTCTACGGGGTCAAGGAGACCCTGGCGTTGATCGATGAGCGCATCGCGCAGAAAGAGGCCGAAGATGTCAGCGCTGACGGCGGCGATGACGCCTGAGCACGTCTCCACGCATCTCAAAGGGCGAATCATGAGCAACGATAAGATCGTCGAGTTGAACCCGCATCGTACAAGCCCGGGCATCGCCCGGGCGTTGATCGCCGGTCAGGACACTTCGCTTGGGCCGGGCAATCCCGTTGAGCAGATCCAGGCCATCCTCGATCGTCCCGATGCGGAAGCCTTCATTCCGAGCGTCAATCCGCACAGCCTCTTTCGGCTTATTAAAGAGGCGGGGTTTGATCAGGGCGTCGATCTGGTGCCTTACGCCAGCCCCGAGCAGATTCAGGTCATCATTGACCTGGACTGCTGGGAGGGCGACCACTTGAGCGGCCGCCGCATGGCCACCTGGATGGCGGTACTGGTGGCCGAGGCCGACGACGGGCGCTTAAAAAAGGTGATCCGCGAGCTCGATCCGGAGGTTATCGCGCTTTATTTCAAGGCGCATATCGAGGCCGTCGAGGTGCTCGATCCGGAGGAGGGCATCCCCGATCATCTCCCGGACCGGGTGGAGCTGAGCCCGGACAACGCCTACGCGCTCGTCTACACCGACGATGAAGACATCGCCGCGTTGATGCGCGCGCTGGTCAAACGTCTCTACGAGGTGGACCCGGCGATGGCCTGGACGCTTTTTGAGGCGGTGCGCTGGGAGCTGACCTCGCAGATGGAGGAGATGGCGCTGCAGTGGCGCACGAGCCGTCTGGAGGAGTTCGGTTATGTGGCGCGCACCGAGGCGCTGGCCGTCTACGGCTACCTGAACCCGGTGCGTTTTCGCGAGCGCTGGGAGAAGGGCGACATCGAGGCCAAGGTCCAGCTTGCTGCCCCCGAAACCTTTGATGTGCCGCGGGTGCTGGTGGAGAACCTCGATGAGCGCCTCTTCTTCTTCACGGTCGTCGATGCGCTTGAGGATGAGGCGCTCATCGAGCGCATCGCCGCCGAGCTGACCGCGCTCAACAACCGCACGATGATCGCCGACGGCATTGAGCCCGGCGAGATCGAGACGGGCAGGGAGGTGGTGCGTCGCACCGGAGGCTACCTGAGTCTGGGGCTGGAGTTTGTCTCCCGCACCGAGCTTGCGCGGGCGGAGCGGGTGATCCGCACGGTGCCGCTGCGACAGCTCTTTCAGGTGGGCTACTCGCTGGCACACAACCTCAAACTCAAAGCTGCGCAGCTTGAGCAGCGTCCCACGCTCACGCTCGTTGAAGATCTGCCCTACTCGCTGCTCAACCCCGATGAGGCCGCGCTCTTTGAGGGCCTGAGTGCGGTGCGGCCGACGTATGCCGCCGATCGTGCGACCTTTGATATCTTCCATACGCAGTCGCAGGTCGATCAGGCTGCGCTTCGCATCGGGATGCTGGCCTTTAAGCAGCTCTGGCTCTTCGGGGTGACGCGTCATCGGGTCGAAGATCTGGCCGCGCTCCTCTACAACGACAAGCTGGTCAATGAGGCCGACCAGGCCAGCTTCGATGTCTTCTTTGCGACCTCGCTGGCCACCCACCTGATCGCCGGGAAGCCCTGGGTGCGCGGGCTGACGGAAGCGGAGCTTCGCGAGCTTCCACAGAAACTCCGGCAGGCCCCCTGGGGTGACGATCCGATCGGATTTTTTGAGCCGGTGATCGGACCGATTCTGGTGGAGCTTCCGCCGGCGACCAGTGGATTGGCCACGCGCTGGCTGCGCGAGACACTGGCGCAGCTGGTCGATGAACTCGCTGAGGTCAGCGAGTTCATCGGCGCGGAGCCCTACACCGAGGTGTTGCTCGTGGCGGCCGAATAGTACGCCTGAGCTGGTGGTGTTGCGGCGTCGGTCTGCGGCGTTGAGAGTGTCTCGGGCTGCGAAGGCTTCGTCTGCGGTGTGCGCCTTGCTCTCAACGTTGCCGCCATTACCATCGGCTCGCGGTGTGGTAGGGCGGCCGAATCCGTGGTCCACAGGGGGGGGGACCGAGGCCGTCGTGCGAAAGTGGCACCGGCGGCCACAGGTGTGGTATGATGTGGGTGCAACCGCGACGTTCAGCCGGTCCACCCCGATCTTCGACCCCGCCTCAGGGAGAGGTTCATGCGCCAGATCCTCGTCGCCCTCATCGCTCTTTTTGTGCTGCTACCGACCTCGCAGGCCTTTGCCGATGAGCTCAGCGGACGGCTGGCCGACGGCTGGACGGACACCCCCATTGAGGGAGCCACAGTCGAAGTGCTGGGTTTGAACGTCCGGGTCACCACCGACTCCGAAGGACGCTGGGAGTTTGATCTTCCAGAAGGGGAGTACGAGCTTTCGATTGAGGCGCCGGTCTTCGGTGAGGTTCACGAGAGCCGCCTGGTCCACCAGCGCGTGCCGCAGGTGCGTCCGGCGCGCGCCTACGTCTACACCTCGGACTTCTATGATCGGGGCGTGCCGGCGGCGTCCTATCCGGTGGGGCTCCCCTCAACCTCGGGGCGCATCGACGACCCGGCCGGTCCGCTGGAGCTGTGGCGTCTCTGGGGAAGCGCTCCGGAGCTGGCCAGCGCGCTCTATGAGATCCCGGCTTCCCAGCCGCCGATCATTCGCGTGGGGCGGCGCGCCGACCACACCGGTGGTGATGGCTGCACGGACAGCTCCAACCCGATCGTGGCCATCGATGAGATGACGCTCGATGAGTACGTCAAAGGGGTGCTTCCCCCGGAGATTGGCGTCTTCCGTAGCCTGGCCGGTGCCAGCGAGGTGTATAAAGCCTTCGCCATCGCCGCGCGCAGCTACGGGCTCTACTTTGTGCTGCGCTACGGCCCGGGCAACCGCCGTGAGTTGGGGCGCTCGGTGCCGCCGCATAATTACTCCTGGTTTCATATCGACGATACGGCCTGCAACCAGCGCTACGACGATCAACGCCTCACGATTACCACCGACGCTGCCGAGGCGGTCTCCGAGCTGATCATGGTCAAGCGCGGCTCACCCACCACCCTCGACAAGTACGAATACGCGGCGAGTTGCGGCAAGCACGGCACTCGCCCGATGTATCAGAGCGCGCTTGTGGACGATAACGCCCCTACGAGTGCATGTGCGGGGAGCTGGTGCGGGCACAACAGCTGCGCGGCGCACGAAGACAATCCCAACGTCGCCGGCAGCGACCGCTGCCTGGTGCGAGGCATCTGCCAGTGGGGCGCGATCTCGTGGGCGGCCAGCGGCAAGACCTACACCTGGATGCTCGACCATTATCAGCCCAACACCGAGCTCCGAACGCTGGCCTCCGCTGGCAGTGACCCGGCCGTGCGACTGACCGGCTACGTGTATGAAGATCCTGAAGATAAAGTCGGCAGCGCCATCGCCGGTGCCACCGTGCGCTTGAGCGACGGCCAGCAGGATACCGCCGGGTCCAACGGTGCCTACAACTTTGATCGCGTGCTCCTCTCGGAGGGCGAGGTCACCATTGAGGCCAGCGCACCGGGGTATCATAGCGCCACGCTGGAGAAGACGCTGGAGGCCGGTGTCACCAACTGGGGAAGCATCCGCCTGGAGGTCGATCCGACCTGGGCGCCGGAGCCCAATCCTGAGCCCGAGCCCGAGCCCGAAGATCCGGTGGACGCCGGCGGTGACGCTCCCGACGTTGATGGGGCCGATGTCGGCGTGGATGACTCCGGGTTTGGCGACGGGGGCACCTCGGGGGATTCCTGGGCCGGCGGTGAGTCGCAGATGAGTGTGTTGAGCGCGTCCTCCGGCGTGGGCGGAGGCTGCCAGGCGGCGCCGGGCCTTCCGGCACCTCTTTTGCTCACGCTGATGCTCTTTTTGCTGGGCGTGCCGGGAGGTCGCCGGCGTTGAGTTTCGGCGCTACGACGCGAACTCGGTACCCGAAAGAAAAAGCCCCGGCCTGGTAGGCCGGGGCTTTTTTCATGAGGTCATGATGAGGTTCAATCTTCCGCGGTGAGCGCTTCGCTCAGGTTCACACGCAGCGCGCGGGCGCGGCGGATGCTCTCGAGCTCCTCATCGTCGAGCTCCTCATCACCGAAGATCGCCGCCCGTTCAGCAGCGCGCGCGCCCTGTGCCAGTGCAGAGAGGGCGGCCTGGCGGCGGCGCTCATCATCTTCTCCGAGCTCCACCCGGGAGTGCGAGCGCCCCGGCTCAAAGGTGCCATCGGGGCCGATGATGATCTGGGCATCGACCGCTCCCAGATCCAGAGTCTCAATGATGTCGCCCAGCCCGCCCAATTCGGGAGAGACGCGCAGGTAGAGCAGGGTGGTGTGGCTGGCGTCGTGGAGCGAGACGAGTTGCTCGCTGATCATGTCCACAAGTTCGGCCATCCCGACACCTCGGGCCACCGCCTCGGGGGCGTGGGTGTGGGTGAAGGGCTGAAGGTCGGGGAGCGTGAGCAGGTTGAGGGTGGAGGTGCGATGACGCAAGGAGGCGGCCAGCGCCACAGCAAGGCGCAGCGCGCTGGCCTGCTCCCCTGGCGAGGTGCCGGTCACCACCCGGGTGTCGGGAGCCTGGAGATGTCCCGTCATATCGAGGGTATGCAGGGGGCCGTACGCGCTGACGAGTTGCTCTCTTACACGTTGCCCCAGCGCACAGAAGAGCTTTGAGGGCGATGTTGCTTTCTCGCGGGTGTCGATGATGAGGTTGATGCCGCCGCGAGCCAGCGGCGCGATCAGGTCGAGCACGTCGACCCCCACGTCGATGCCTTCCCTTTTGCCTTCCAGCTCACTCATCGCCACGCGCTCCGGCCACAGGGGAGTGGTACCTTCGGCGCGAGGCAGAATATGCGTGGACGAAAGCTCCACGACGCCACCCGGACTCAGGCCCAGTGCGGCCTTTTGCCCGGTGGCTTCAAGGTTGATGCCGGGCGCGCACCACTCGGGCCACTGCGGCATCCATAACCGGGCGCGACGTCCTCCCGGATGGGCCACCACCACCGCATAAGCGGTGGGGTGGTCGGGGGTAATCAGCGCGACAGCTTCCCCGGGCGCGGCCAGAGCGTCGCCCATAAAGGCGAGCCAGGTTTCGCCATCGCGTTGTTGAAGTTGGGGTGTGGGGGGCTGGTAGTTCTCGATATCAGCTCGCATCGTCCACCTCTCGCGCAAAATCGATGGTCCAGCCAAACGTGGCGATGAGCTCTTCGGCCACAATCTCGAGCGCACCGAGGGTATCGTGGGTCATGGCGCCTACCTCCACAAAGTCGCGAAACGCCCCCTTATCGGGGGCGTCCCAGAAATGCGGACGAGCAAGCAGCACGACCTCAAGCCCGCGCACACTCGCACCCAGGGCTTCAAGCTCATCGCACAGGTGCTCAAGCTCCACTTTGCGCCGGTCGGCGCGCACCTTCCAGGTTGGCATCACGCTCCCGACGCTCAGAGAAAGTCAGGAAGATGAGGAGTGACGGACTTATTCGTCGTCTTCCTCAAGCTCTTCCATCAGCTCAGCGGCCAGATCTTCTTCGGTTGCCAGCTCGCCGCGTTCACGGCGCTCCAGGCGATCTTCGGCCCACTCACGCAGGCTCTTGGCCTTGTCGTCGAGTGCCTGACGCAAGAAGTCCAGGCCGAGGTATTTCTCACCGAGAATATAAGCGCGCTTGCGCACGGCAGTGTCGGGAAGATCGGCGGCCTTGCGAAGCAGCCCCAGTCGCGTCTCTTCGGGGATGTCCTGCCACTGCTCGTCGAGCAGGTCGAGCGCACCGCTGGCAACCTGGTCGCCGCCGTGGCCGCGCACGGTGTTGGGCTTGAGCAGGCGCTTGAGCAACTCCATGGAGTCTTTGCCCAGACGCGCCAGCCAGACCACCGAGAGGCGACGCACGCCACCGGGCAAAAAGCGAATGCTCAGGCGATCTTGCTCCGCGGCGCTCGTCTCAATGGGGTGCTGGTACTCGCCACGAGGGAAGGGAATGGCGTGCTCGACCACGATCTGGCAGACCTCGCGCTTGAGGCTCTTGTTGAGCGCGGTGAGCTGCATGAGATGATCGAAGATCACCCGGCCCTGATCGCCGATGGCCTCTTTGGCGGTAAGGATCATCAGCACAAGCTCGATCATTTGCTCGCGGCGGATCTGCGGATCGCGGAAGATCCCGTCGCAGGCCGGCATGATCAGCTCGGCGTCTTCCACGTAATTGTCGGTCAGGCGCGGAAGCCAGATAATCCCTTTGCGCAGCCCCAGGTAGTCGTCGTGGCTGAGCAGGCCGGCCTGGGCCAGCCAGGAGGTCAGTTGAAAGAGTCCCGGTCCGGGCTCCTGGCCCTGCTCCAGATGCATATTGATCTGCAGCACGGCATGACTGAGCTTCTCTTTGACGTGTGGCGAGATACCCTCGGCGGCGACCACTCGCTGGGCGAAAAGCCCCAGATAGTAAGGGTACTGAAGGTAGCGCCAGAGGCGTTCCTCGTTACCGGAGCCGCCGGGATAATCCGTGCTGCTGGAGAGCGCAGCGGTCGCCATTTCGATGAGGCGAGGAATCTCCTCGTCGGTGGCATCAAGGTGACGTTGAAGGAAAATCGTCGTGTTCAAGAGGCTTCCTGTCGGTTACGAGGTTGGGTGGCCGGGACCGGTGATGCGCTGCATGGACCGGTGACCCCGAACGTCTTTCGGGGGTACAACCCGAGCCTGGGGGCACTTATTCAGTGAGCTGGGGAGTGCAAGAGCGCCGTGGAAAACCGGGCCTTAAAGCTCGCTCGGATAGCACGCCTGAGTCGGACTGACAACACGGGCGACCTGGTCTAAGATTCCGCCCGGTCGCTTTGCATCCGATGGAAGATGCATCCAGGGGTGACTGTTCCCCTCGCGCCCGACAGGGTGTGAACTCGGCAGGAGACGTTATGGATCAGGATGAGAAATCGCAGGTGGACTCCGTTGAGGACGTCGATGTGGACGCCGCACTCGATGAACTGCGCGCCGAGGAGCATCGCCGCCTGCTGCGTACCACCGTGCTCACCCTGATCCTCGGCAGCGCGCTGGGCTTTGTGGCCTGGTGGATAGCGACCAACACCGACACGCTCCTGCAGTCCAACCTCCAGGTGGAAGCCGGCGAGCAAGAGGTGCTCGCGGTGACCAACGATCCGGTTTGTCGGGGGATCATCGACGAGGTCACCACATTCGCCGCCGATTATGAGGAGCGGGAGGCCTTCATCGAAGACAACGTTCTCGGTGATACGGAGGCCAACGTTGATCAGGTGCGCGAGACGGCCGCGGCATTTCGCTCGCGCCATCGCGAAGTCTCGGAGCAGGTCGAAGACGCCGTGTTGCGCGAGCGCGTCTTTCGCCGCCAGCTCAACGACTGGTTCGGCTTTATGGACAATGAATTCCGCATCTTAGAAGAGATGGCCGATCGCCGTCTCAAGGAACTGCGTGGCGAGGAACTCCCCGAGCCCGAAGGTGCCTGGGATGATATGCCCGGCCTTCGCGACCGGGTGCTGTTGACCATCGATGAGAACTTTCATGCCTTCCGCGTCTGGCATCAAGTGGGACTGCACCCCTGCGGCGCGGCACCGGAAGGTGTGACGCCCTGGGCGCCTGAAGGTTGAGGTCGGGCAGCCAGGGTGCAGCGCGCGCATGATCTGCGGGCGAACTTGCGCTAGGGTATCCACTCTTTTGGGATTCATTCTCTAACGCCTCGCCCTCCCGGATCGCTCCTATGTTCTTTTCCTCTCGTTTTGCTTCGTTCGCGCTGATGCTGCTCTGCGGCCTTGGGGTCGCTGCCTGCG from Lujinxingia sediminis carries:
- a CDS encoding lysine--tRNA ligase, which codes for MSELPEHLKAWPYREAHKIVERVEKTKSGDEKGDKPTLFETGFGPSGLPHIGTFAEVARTTWVRKAYEHLTGRPTRLVAFSDDLDGLRKVPQNMPNQELIAEHLGKPLCDIPDPFGEEDSFSGYMNAQLRRFLDSFGFEYDFVSSNEQYRSGAFNPGLTRILEKYEEVRGVITPTLSQEKRADWSPFFPICRKCGKVYTTRITGVNPDAGTVSYTCDKSFRGIESCGNQDTVPVTDGNVKVGWKVDWAMRWYVLGVDYEMYGKDLIESAELSAKIVRVLGGEPPAGMFYELFLDENGAKISKSVGSGLTIDEWLQYGTLESLSWFIFQNPTKAKKLHFDVIPRSTDDHLQARAEFGRADEDERINNPITFIEYDKIDAGQDLGFESDLTYSMILNLVSVLNTGDKAIIREYLQRYDAHSEADDAVIDDMIDRAARYYRDFIVPTKKYELPPDEMMPSVHQLREFLAGYEGNDAEELQSATYSAGKDQGVALGKWFKTMYRMLLGQDRGPRLGTFIHLYGVKETLALIDERIAQKEAEDVSADGGDDA
- a CDS encoding DUF6178 family protein; translated protein: MSALTAAMTPEHVSTHLKGRIMSNDKIVELNPHRTSPGIARALIAGQDTSLGPGNPVEQIQAILDRPDAEAFIPSVNPHSLFRLIKEAGFDQGVDLVPYASPEQIQVIIDLDCWEGDHLSGRRMATWMAVLVAEADDGRLKKVIRELDPEVIALYFKAHIEAVEVLDPEEGIPDHLPDRVELSPDNAYALVYTDDEDIAALMRALVKRLYEVDPAMAWTLFEAVRWELTSQMEEMALQWRTSRLEEFGYVARTEALAVYGYLNPVRFRERWEKGDIEAKVQLAAPETFDVPRVLVENLDERLFFFTVVDALEDEALIERIAAELTALNNRTMIADGIEPGEIETGREVVRRTGGYLSLGLEFVSRTELARAERVIRTVPLRQLFQVGYSLAHNLKLKAAQLEQRPTLTLVEDLPYSLLNPDEAALFEGLSAVRPTYAADRATFDIFHTQSQVDQAALRIGMLAFKQLWLFGVTRHRVEDLAALLYNDKLVNEADQASFDVFFATSLATHLIAGKPWVRGLTEAELRELPQKLRQAPWGDDPIGFFEPVIGPILVELPPATSGLATRWLRETLAQLVDELAEVSEFIGAEPYTEVLLVAAE
- a CDS encoding carboxypeptidase regulatory-like domain-containing protein, with the translated sequence MRQILVALIALFVLLPTSQAFADELSGRLADGWTDTPIEGATVEVLGLNVRVTTDSEGRWEFDLPEGEYELSIEAPVFGEVHESRLVHQRVPQVRPARAYVYTSDFYDRGVPAASYPVGLPSTSGRIDDPAGPLELWRLWGSAPELASALYEIPASQPPIIRVGRRADHTGGDGCTDSSNPIVAIDEMTLDEYVKGVLPPEIGVFRSLAGASEVYKAFAIAARSYGLYFVLRYGPGNRRELGRSVPPHNYSWFHIDDTACNQRYDDQRLTITTDAAEAVSELIMVKRGSPTTLDKYEYAASCGKHGTRPMYQSALVDDNAPTSACAGSWCGHNSCAAHEDNPNVAGSDRCLVRGICQWGAISWAASGKTYTWMLDHYQPNTELRTLASAGSDPAVRLTGYVYEDPEDKVGSAIAGATVRLSDGQQDTAGSNGAYNFDRVLLSEGEVTIEASAPGYHSATLEKTLEAGVTNWGSIRLEVDPTWAPEPNPEPEPEPEDPVDAGGDAPDVDGADVGVDDSGFGDGGTSGDSWAGGESQMSVLSASSGVGGGCQAAPGLPAPLLLTLMLFLLGVPGGRRR